DNA sequence from the Sphingomonas bisphenolicum genome:
GGAAGGGCAATGTCAGCGTCATCCACTTCGACAGCCATTATGATATCGGACGCGGTCGCGTGCACCTGCTCGACCATGGCCAGCCAGTCTATCGTGTCATCAGCGAGGGCCATGTGCGCGGCAGCGACTATATCCAGGTGGGATTGCGCGCGCGCGGTCCCGACCTCGAAACCTTCGGCTGGATGCGCAACAAGGGGATGCGTTATCACACGATGGTCGAAGTCGAGAAATGGGGCTGGGACAAGGTGATGGCCCGCGCGCTCAAGGAAGCGCGCGAGAACACCAAGAAGCTCTGGATCAGCTTCGATGTCGACGTTCTGGACCCCGCCTTCATGCCCGGCACCGGCACGCCCGTTCCCGGCGGCCTCACGATGCGCGAAGCACAGCCGATCATGCGCAACCTGTGCGCCCAGAACGACATCGCCGGCATCGATATCGTCGAAGTCGCCCCCTATCTCGACACCAGCTACAAGACCGCGCTCAACAGCAATTTCCTGCTGAACGCCTGCCTGGCCGGCATCGCCATGCGCAAGAAGGGCCTCAAGCCCGGCTATCTCAACCCTGTCTCGGTCGATCATGGCCTGGACACCTATTATGGGAAGAAGAATTGATGGCTCGCTCCACCCTGCCGGCACGGTGCGCGGCCGCCTGCCTGACCCTCGCAACGCTGTCCGCCCCCGCCTTCGCGCAGGGCGATGCGCTCGCCAGCCTCTCGCCCGAAAAGAAGGCGTTCCTGTCAGATCCGGCTACACTGGAGCGGTTCGGCCTGACGCCGGAGAAATTGCAGGTCACGATGGCTGGCCGCCCGGCCGCCGATGTCGATGCCTATGCCGCCGCGCTGATGGCGGTGGTGGAGGACAGTAAATATAAGGCAGGCCGCGACCCTGCGGAAATCGCGCTTAACCCGCAGGCGCGCGGCTGGAACGCCAGCACCGTCGTCCGCCCCAAGATGTTCGACAAGCTGGCGCGTGATGACGGGCCGTTCAGCCTGAAACGCTATATGTTCCAGAAGGGCGGCATTCCGACCTTCGCCGATGCGCCGGTCGCGATTCGCAAGGAGGATCTGGTCGCGGGCAAGGTGGAGGTCGCCTTCGTCGGCGTGCCGCTCGATTTCTCCTCGGGCTGGCGCGACGCCAAGCATGCGCCGATGGCCTTGCGCGGCATGGATGGGCTTGTCGGCGCGGATGCCGATGGCGGGGTCGATCCGGGCCTCGTCCTCTCGATCGCCGACTATGGCGACCTGACGCCCGACTATATGGCGCCTGATCGCGGCCTCGACCATATCCGCGCGATGATCGCCGAAATGGCGAGCGTGGGCGTGGTGCCGTTCATCGTCGGCGGTGACCATACGATCATGTTCCCCGATGTCGCTGCGATGGTCGACATCTATGGCGCGGGCAAGGTCGCGCTGGTTCAGTTCGACGCCCATGCGGACGCTGAACTGAACGGAGATCATCTGATTTCCGATAACCAGACGCTGACCCGCCTGCTGGAGCAGAAT
Encoded proteins:
- a CDS encoding agmatinase family protein; this encodes MARSTLPARCAAACLTLATLSAPAFAQGDALASLSPEKKAFLSDPATLERFGLTPEKLQVTMAGRPAADVDAYAAALMAVVEDSKYKAGRDPAEIALNPQARGWNASTVVRPKMFDKLARDDGPFSLKRYMFQKGGIPTFADAPVAIRKEDLVAGKVEVAFVGVPLDFSSGWRDAKHAPMALRGMDGLVGADADGGVDPGLVLSIADYGDLTPDYMAPDRGLDHIRAMIAEMASVGVVPFIVGGDHTIMFPDVAAMVDIYGAGKVALVQFDAHADAELNGDHLISDNQTLTRLLEQNLLRGSDVTLVGLHGRDAGPATQKRLTDAGAKIVPTAAIQERGWQAVTTDLVAGLKKGPENVFVSFDMSVLDPGDAPASGRPVPGGITMREAIPMVRQICAQTKVVGFDLLDAAPILDPTYVSRMSANYILHACLSGIAMRKTGVTPVQTAKR